AAACATGTCAACACATCTCTGAGAAAAACATACTGCACAATCAGCTGACACAAATTAGAGGTTAATAGtgcactgacagaaaacaaagtttaaaaaatgaagcaaaaaatTGGTGGTGCCCCACCAAAGTagcattttatgtatttgtctcaCGGCATTGCTCTCACGAATAGgatatcaaaattaaaaacagatgaGTCGGGTCCTACATTTAAATAGGCACAGTCAATTCTTCCATGCATAACCAAAACAAGACAATGCTACAGTCAATCAATTCAACCAGTAATATGAATGAAGGATTCTGCATCATAGGTTTGAACATTTCAGCATATACAAGACAACAAGTGGCAAATCACCCAGTGTCTTATGGTACAGCACTGTACTCACGTTTCATGTGTCCCAAAGAAGAAAATTGGGATTTTATTAGGAGGTGGTTTCACTGCCCCATCAGCCACATCTTCAAtctaaaaacatgcaaaaccaaGTCAGATATGGCAAACAGAAGGTATAAGAGACATTTCCATGGAACTGGGATACAAACATGAGAGCAGCATGTAATAATTGGTTGGTTACCCCTATAAAACATTATTCATCTTATGTAAACTTCATGCTGCACATTAATCTGTTTCTTTAACATGAGCTCCTCATCTAGGTACATTTGCACAGTTATCTCAGACGTAATTTCCAAAATAACAACGTTAGCTCCGTCTCTACGTCAACGTCTGTAACATTATGTAGATTAGGCCAACAGCAACTCAGCCAATGGTGCTGCTCGTACACTGACTGTAGGCCTAGAAGATGAACTGTCAGCCCAACAAATATGaagttatttatgtttatgatgGTTATCCGTGCTAGACAGTAACGAAGATACACAGAGAACCTTCTCCAGCGTCCCAGGCAGAGCAGTCCACCCCCTCCTCCGCCCCTCCGGCTGCTCTTAACGTTACTTGCTTACCCTGGCTGGCCAGTGGGGGTATCCCTTCATTTTAGCGAAGACCAAGTCTCCGGGTTGGAAGTTGTGTGGCATTGCCCCGCTCCTTTAAGCAGTCTGGATTTAAAGAATATTCAGCTGCGTAGTCTTTCGGTGTCTCTCTTCGTTTGCTGTTTTCAGGTCGACACGAAACCTGGAAACGATGGGGTTAGCTAGCAAGCTAACAGTATACTAACGTTACCGCGAGAAGAGACGGCGGGGTGAAGGTAGCAACAACACAGGAAGTCTTTCCGGTAAAGGCTCGCGCTGagacttcaaaataaaaggctCTTCTACCGTCCAACTAGGGctgcagaaatacacaaactcaaGACAACATTTTTGGAAAGAAAAGTACTTCGCTAAAAGTAGAATTACCACTCAAATTTTCTACTCTATTCAAGTAATTGTTACTTGAATAACACAAGTAAAAGTGATTCACTAAAGAAAAAGGCGTATTTTAAACCatgttgaatttgatgctgGTGATAACTAATGAATGTTGAAAGCTAGTCCAGATTAGTTTGACAAATTCTCAAAGGCGAAAATTTATCACTAAAATGCGTTGCTGCCTATAGCCTGTGGAGCTAAAACAGCAGTCTGTAAGGCTGAGGGTTTTTAAACCACCTTATAAAGTGACTAGGGGTAAATCTATAAATCATACATCAGCGTTTTATTACTATATAATCATTTTTGCTAATCCTACACAGTAACTAATGATGTTAAACTAAAAGTAGTGGAGTAAAGGTACAATATTAGTTTAactagtaaaagtaaaagtgaaataaaatggaaatacgTCAGTAGAGTACAAGTACCTTTAAATTGTACACTCCTTATTATAGTGTTAATGTACTTGGGTACTTACCAcgtttaatatttatttatattttgcattaaaaGATTACATTTGCGAATTAACTAGGAGCCAAAACTGGTTGAAAAATGgttgcacatactgtacatgcatatATAATCAatagatgtaaaaaaaaaaatcacaaagataaaataaataaaaacatgtatgtatgtgccaAAACAAATGAGgttaaaatgaactgaattaCGTAAAGTCACAGACTTTTACTTGACTAAGAACATGGTCGTACGCGCTCGTTCAGTGTTGAAGCAGTCTGATCGTTTCCACTCGATACGACAAACAGCCCGGAAGTCCCGCCTCTCCCGCTTCCTCATTGGCTAATGTACGAGCAGTTTCCTATTCCTCCAATGACAGATTACAATGTGGAACACAGCGTTGACCTCCCCCCGGATTCACCTCTAGTGAGGAGCCATGTTTCGGTCTCTGAGACGCGTCCAGCAGTTTAACTGCAACCTCCTGGTTTGGCAAAGACACAACGCGAACTCCAAACTTCTCTTCCGCACGTCCAGAATGGCCAGTTCAGAGTACAGGACTGAGCGGGACACGTTTGGTGAGCTCAAGGTCCCGGCGGACAAGTACTACGGTGCCCAGACTGTCAGATCCACCATGAACTTCAAGATAGGAGGACCGAGTGAGAGAATGCCAATCCAAGTGATCAAGGCCTTCGGTACTTTGAAGAAAGCGGCTGCTGAGGTGAACAAGGACTACGGCCTCAACCCCAAGATAGCAGATGCAATCATCCAGGCTGCAGACGAGGTATCAGCTGGTAAACTGGATGAGCATTTCCCTCTGGTGGTATGGCAGACTGGATCTGGCACTCAAACCAACATGAACGTGAACGAGGTGATCAGCAACCGAGCTATTGAGATCTTGGGAGGGAAACTGGGCTCCAAAGATCCTGTCCACCCTAACGACCATGTCAACAAGAGTCAGAGCTCTAATGACACCTTCCCCACTGCAATGCACAttgctgcagccacagaggTCCACCAGGTCCTCCTGCCTGGCCTGCAGACTCTGCACGATGCTCTGGCTGCCAAAGCTGAAGAGTTCAAAGATATAATCAAGATtggacgcacacacactcaggatgCTGTGCCACTTTCACTGGGCCAGGAGTTTAGTGGTTATGTCCAGCAGGTGAAGTACAGCATAGAGAGGGTGAAGGCTGCTATGCCCAGGGTATATGAGCTGGCAGCAGGAGGCACCGCAGTAGGGACAGGACTCAACACCCGCATTGGCTTTGCTGAGAAAGTAGCTTCCAAGGTTGGTTCCCTCACAGGTCTGCCATTTGTCACAGCTCCCAACAAGTTTGAAGCTCTGGCAGCCCATGATGCCCTGGTAGAGCTGAGTGGAGCCCTCAACACAGTGGCCGTCAGCATGATGAAGATCGCCAACGACATTCGCTTCCTGGGGTCGGGGCCCCGCTCTGGTTTGGGGGAGCTCATCTTACCAGAGAATGAACCAGGAAGCAGCATCATGCCAGGAAAGGTGAACCCCACCCAGTGTGAGGCCATGACCATGGTCGCAGCCCAGGTGATGGGAAATCACGTCGCAGTCACCATCGGAGGCAGCAACGGACACTTTGAACTCAATGTCTTCAAACCTATGATGATCAAGAACGTGCTGAACTCTGCACAGCTACTGGGAGACGCATCTGTCTCTTTTACCAACAACTGTGTGGTGGGCATCCAGGCCAACACTGAGAGAATCAACAAGCTCATGAATGAGTCTCTCATGCTGGTCACTGCACTGAACCCACACATAGGTTATGACAAAGCTGCCACCATTGCCAAGACGGCTCACAAAAAAGGCTCGACGCTGAAGGCCGTTGCTGTGGAGCTGGGATACCtgactgaggagcagtttgACCAGTGGGTGAAGCCGAGTGACATGCTGGGGCCAAAGTGAACTCTGACATCACCAAAAATACTGCAATACAATGAAAATACTCTTCCAATATGAGGCGAGTACTTTCATTAAATCAAATAAgaactgtataaaaaaaattgcTCTGAATCCTGAACATCTGATCTCTGaataaagatttaaataatCCGTTACTTGTTTAACGCAGCCTTTTACTCCGTTTTGCATGTTGGTGTTTAACTTACTATGATGCAGCTACATCTGTCAGTCAACATCAAAACTGTTTAGTTTCACTCTCACTACAACTCTTTTCCTGAggagtaaaatgtatttgtatacGAATGTACTGATTTTACTATGGAAAGTCAGTCAAATACTTTTTTGCCTTCTTTAACTACTAGTTCCTCCCTTTGTGAGAATTTACATGTTAACTGTGCCATCTCAAAGAATTCAACATGGACAACTACCTTGGGTGTTTAGTTGGGCTCTAGTTTACAGTATGGGTGTCATTTGTGCTGTTATGCACTACAATGCAAATATATTAACTACAAAAAGCAAGAATATTctgatttgacattttttcttcttacattgtcttatatacaatatacacacaGCTAAGACACTGGTCAAATTGCAAGGTACATGCAATGTACTGTAAGTCAAAGCTACAGACAAAACATGTTAACTCAAATACTTTATTGTatacaacaaaagaacagatgAATGTCaaccaaacacattttaactgaatatctaaaactaataaaaaatacaaaaaacttGCACATCACATTTGTACAAGCAGTAAATAAAGTGAACAGTTGCTCCTCTTCTATTTGGTCCAGCTGACCTTGGGAATATCATAATGCTCTGTCAGGGTATCCAGGTGGCGATTGAAATCCTGTGACAGAAACAAACGatagaaagaaaatatgttaaaagataaaaacaaaaactatta
This genomic window from Anabas testudineus chromosome 4, fAnaTes1.2, whole genome shotgun sequence contains:
- the fh gene encoding fumarate hydratase, mitochondrial, whose amino-acid sequence is MFRSLRRVQQFNCNLLVWQRHNANSKLLFRTSRMASSEYRTERDTFGELKVPADKYYGAQTVRSTMNFKIGGPSERMPIQVIKAFGTLKKAAAEVNKDYGLNPKIADAIIQAADEVSAGKLDEHFPLVVWQTGSGTQTNMNVNEVISNRAIEILGGKLGSKDPVHPNDHVNKSQSSNDTFPTAMHIAAATEVHQVLLPGLQTLHDALAAKAEEFKDIIKIGRTHTQDAVPLSLGQEFSGYVQQVKYSIERVKAAMPRVYELAAGGTAVGTGLNTRIGFAEKVASKVGSLTGLPFVTAPNKFEALAAHDALVELSGALNTVAVSMMKIANDIRFLGSGPRSGLGELILPENEPGSSIMPGKVNPTQCEAMTMVAAQVMGNHVAVTIGGSNGHFELNVFKPMMIKNVLNSAQLLGDASVSFTNNCVVGIQANTERINKLMNESLMLVTALNPHIGYDKAATIAKTAHKKGSTLKAVAVELGYLTEEQFDQWVKPSDMLGPK